Part of the Tepiditoga spiralis genome, AAGAGTAATAGAGAAACAGGACTTGGAAGAGCTGATGTTATTTTAATTCCAAAAGATAAAACAGATAAAGGAATAATTATTGAGTTTAAAAAGTACAATAGAGATGAAGATAAAAGTTTAAAAGACAGTGCAAAAAATGGACTAAAACAAATAAATGAAAAGAAGTATGAAGAAGAGATAAAAAGTTATGGAATAAATGATATTATAAAAGTTTCAATAGTTTTTGATAAAAAAGAGGTTGAAATTGTTAGTAATTTAGATAAAGATGTTGAATTAACAGAGATAGAAAAAGTAGCAAAGAATATGCTTGAAAATGGAGTTGATATAGAATTTATATCTAAAATGACAAATTTGTCTATTGAAAAGATAAAAAATATAAAAAATATTTTATAAATTTTGGAGAATAAAAATGTATTTTTAAAAATATTGGCATAATTTTCAATAGGGCCAATTGTTGGTGCTTTTTTAGGGTTTATAAGCGTTCCTTTCAAACGTGGTTGATTGATTCTTCTCAATTAAAGCTTCTATGTATTCCGTGGCTTTTGGATTGATTTCTTTGTTTATTTATCTTGGAACCAAGCTTTTATTAGAGAATATAATATTGAAAAAGATAAAAAAAACAAAACACAAGAGTGAATTACTCTTGTGTTTTATTATATCTCGAATTTTTCTTTAAATTCATCTTTTTTAAATACATAATAAGCATGAAATAAAATTTTATTCATTTTTTCAAAGCATTCCTTTGTTGGTTTTTCAGAAAAAATTAAATATCCTTCATAAACTTCTATATTTTCAATGTAAGCATGAAAATATACTCCGTATTTATCTCCAAATGAATAAACTTTTGCAGTTTGATCGTCTGCTCCATCAAAGTTATATTTTTCTACTTCATTTGGTATATTATATCCAATATGTTTAAAAAATTTTTCACTGTACATAGAATCTCTAAATAAAATAGGGTTTTTTTGATAAATAATAGTTCCTTCTAAAAATTGACTTTTCTTTACAACATCTATTATTTCATTTGCTTTTTCATGTTGATTAAATATAAAGTTTATATCTTTGGCATGAAAGGTTACTATTGATTTCATTTTATCACTCCTCTATCCAATTTCCATTTCTAAATATTGGTTCTATTTTTCCATCTTTTGTTATTCCATCTATATTCATAGAATCACTTCCTATCATGAAGTCAACATGTGTCATGCTTGTGTTTGCACCTTTTTCTTCTAATTCTTTTCTTGTCATATTAGGTCCATTTTTTAAACATAAAGGATATGCTGCACCTATTGCCAAATGACAAGATGCATTTTCATCAAACAATGTATTGTAAAAGATTATGTTTGAGTTTGAAATTGGTGAGTTTTGAGGAACTAAAGCAACTTCACCTATATAATGTGATCCTTCATCTGTTTCTATTAATTTTTTCAATGTTTCATATCCATTCTTTGCAGAAAAATCTATTATTTTTCCATCTTTAAAGGTTAATGTGAATTTTTCTATTAAATTTCCACCATAATTTAATGGTTTTGTTGAAGTAACAGTTCCATTTATTCCTGTTTTTAATGGAAGAGTAAATATTTCTTCTGTTGGCATATTTGGAATAAAGTATACTCCTTTTTCTGTTGTCAATCCTCCACCAACCCACACATGATCTTCTGGCAATTCTATTTTTAAATCTGTTCCTGGAGCTTTGTAATGAAGAAACTTATAGTTTTTTGAGTTCATCATTGCAATTTTATTTTTTAATGTTCCTATATGCTTTTTCCACTCTGATACAGGATCTTCAGTATTTACTCTTGTTACTTCAAATATTTTTTTCCATAGTTTTTCTTCATCTGTTGTTCCAAAAACTTTTTTACTCCATTCTTTTGTTGGAACGGATACTACTGCCCAGCTAACCTTTCCTTTTTGTGTATATTCTCTAAATTTATTCATGGCTTTTGCTGCAGCTTTATTTGCATTGGCAATTTTTTGTGGATCTACATCTTTTAATAAATCTGGGTTTGATGCCGATATTGATAAAAATGCAGCATTTTGTTTTGCAAATTCTTCAAATCCTTTTGCTTTCCACATTGGAAATTCATTAAAGGCTTCATCTGGTGCCATTTTATATTTTGTATAAGTTATTTCTTCATCATGCCATTCAATATGCACATTTTTCGCACCATTTTCATATGCTTTTTTTACAACTTCTCTTACAAAATCAACTGCTACTATCGGTGCATTTACAACTAATGTTTGATCTTTTTGTATATTAATAGCTGTTCTAACTGATAATTCTGCATATTTTTCTAATAATTCTTTAAAATTTTCCATAACTCACCCCATTTATAATTATTATATATATAATTATACATCAAATATTTGGTTTTTAAGTATAAAAAAAAGCCTTTCTTTGAAAGGCTTTTTAAAATCCAACTTTTGATAATATTACTTCTTCTAATTCTCTTGTTTTTTCTTCTAAGTCTTTTACTTCTTTTGAATATTTTTCAACAAAGTCATCGTCTTTTATAGAGTCAAGGTTTATTTTTACATTGTATAATGCTCCTAAAACTGCTGTTCTTGCAAGCATTGCAGAAACTGCTCCATCTGTTATTGCATTTTTGTTTCCTTTTTCAACAACCACTTCTGCAAGTTTCATAACTTCAAAACAACTTTTTGCAACATCAAATGGTACTTCTGCTGCTTTTTTCATTGAAGTTTGAATTGCTTCTTTTCTTTTTGCTTTTTCTTCATCTGTTGATTTTGGCATTCCAAAAGCTTTCATAACTAAATCAAATGCTTCTGAATCTTTTTCAATGTCTTTTAAAAGTTTATCTTTTAATTCATCTGCTTTTATCTTTATTTCTTTTATTTCTTCTTCTACTTCGGCATATTTTTTCTTCCCAATCGTTAGTCCTGAAACCATTGAGGATAGTGCTGCTGCTGTAGATCCAGCCATTGCAGATACACTTCCACCTCCTGGAACGGGATCAGATGAAGCTACTTTGTCAATAAATTCATTTAATTTCATTTCTTCAAACACTTTTATCCCTCCTCACTATACCATCTTTTATAACTGTTTCAATTATATTTACACCTGTATGATATGGTAAAAATTTATAAGATGGATATTCTAATATTATTATATCAGCTTTTTTGCCTTTATCTATACTTCCAATTTCTTTTTCTAATCCAAGTGCTGCTGCTCCATTAATTGTTAATGCCGTTATAGTTTCTTCTATTGTCATATTCATATAGATCGTTGCTAAAGATATCAATAGTGGTATTGAGTTTGAAAAACATGATCCAGGATTCATATCTGTTGCAAGTGCAACACTACATCCAGAGTCTATCATTTTTCTTGCATTTGCAAAGTTTTCTTTTAAACTAAATGCTGTTAATGGTAATAGTGTTGCTATTGTAGAGCTGTTTGCAAGTTTTTCAATTCCCGCATCAGATGTTTGTAATAAATGATCGGCAGATACTGCATTTATTTCAGCAGCTAATTTTGCTCCGCCAAGTTCAACTATTTCATCTGCGTGTATTTTAGATTTTAATCCATATTTTTGTGCTTCAAGTAATATTTTTTTTGATTGTTCTACTGTGAATACATTTTTTTCACAAAAAACATCACAAAACTTTGCCAAGTTTTCCTCTTTTACCTTTGGCAACATTTCTTTTATGAGTTTTTCTACGTATTCATCTGATTTACCTTTATATTCTTTTGGTATTGAATGTGCTCCTAAAAATGTTGGAATCACATCAATTGAATGGATTTCATTTAATTTTTTCATTACTCTTAATTGTTTTAATTCTGTTTCTAAGTTTAATCCATATCCACTTTTTCCTTCTACTGTAGTAACTCCAAAGTTCATCATTGAATCTAAACGTTTTTTACCTAGATTTACTAATTCTTCTTCTGTTGTGTTTCTTGTGTGTTTAACAGAACTTGCAATTCCTCCGCCTTTTTCCATTATTTCCATATAGGTTTGACCTTTCAATCTCCAATCAAACTCTTCTTCTCTATATCCACCAAATACAAAGTGTGTGTGTGAATCTACAAATCCGGGAAGAACACTCTTCCCGGTTGCATCTATAACTTTATATTCTTTTTCATCTACTTTTATGTTTGTTCCAATGTCTGTTATTATACCATTTTCAATTACTATTGTTCCATTTTTTATAACTTTAATATCGTTCATTTCTTTTCCTTTTTTAGAACTATATCCGGAACACGTTACTATTTCTGCAGCATTTTTTATTAAAAGTTTCATTATTATTCCATTATCCTTGATTCAAGTATTTGGTCGGTTGAGAAGTTTTCTATTCCAAGATAATATTCAGCAACATCAATGAGTGCCATCATTGGAACGAGTCCTATTATTTCAGTTCCTACTATACTAACGCCCCATCTTTTTGCTTCAAATTTTATCATTTCAAATGATTGATAGAGTGATGTTTTTGAAAAGTCTGTCATGTTCATTGAAATTTGAACTATATTTCTATCTTTTAATTCAACTCCCATTGCTTTTACGTATCTTAATCCTCCACCTATGTATCTTACTTTTTTTGCTATTTTATCTGCTATTGATAAGTCATTTGTATTTAGGTTTACGTTAAATGCAACGAGTGGTGGTCTTGCTCCTATTGCTACTACTCCTGCTGTAGGGTGTATCTTTTCTTCTCCAAAATCTGGATGCCATTTTTCTTCTTTTACCTTTTCAGCCATTCCTTCAAATTGACCTTTTCTTATTTTAGAAAGGTTTTGTCTGTGTTTTGCACTTGCTGATTTTTCATACAAAAATACAGGTAATTGATATTTTTCCCAAACTTCTTTTGCAACTTCTTTTGAAAGTTCTATACATTCTTCTGTTGTTGCATTTTTTATTGGTATGAAAGGTACAACGTCTGTTGCTCCCATTCTTGGGTGTTGCCCATGATGTTTTGTCATATCTATTTCTTTTATTGCAACTCCTATTGCTTCAATTACTGCTTTTTTCAATGGTTCTGGTTCTCCAACTACTGTTACAACTGATCTGTTGTGATCTGGATCAGATGAGTAATCTAATAGTTTTACTCCTTCTTTTCCTCTAAATGCATCTACTATTTTTTCTACTTTTTTTAAGTCTTGTCCTTCACTAAAGTTTGGTACACATTCTATTATTTTATTCATTTTATCTCTCCTTTTTATAAATCAAAGTCTTTCATTACTTTGTTTATTAAATCTTGATTTGGTATGTATGGTATTGTTATGTGATTTTCTGTATATGTTTTATTGTATTCAATACATGTTTCTATTGAGTTTTCATTTCTTGCCCAGTTTCTTCTTGCTACTCCTCCCATAACATCCCATGGAATTGACATTTTTAATATGTTGTCTACTCTTTCACTTCCATCTAAAACCATTCCAAATCCACCATTTATTGCTTTTCCAATTCCTACTCCTCCACCATTGTGAAGTGCAACTAAGCTCATTCCTCTTGCAGCATTTCCTGCAAAACATTGTGTTGCCATATCTGCCATTATATTTGATCCATCTTTTATGTTTGATGTTTCTCTGTATGGTGAGTCAGTTCCACCTGTATCATGATGATCTCTTCCAAGCATTATAGGTCCAACTTCTCCATTTCTAACCATTTCATTGAATTTTAATGCTATGTTCATTCTTCCTATTGCATCTTGATATAGTATTCTTGCTTGTGTTCCAACTACCAATTTATTTTTTTCAGCATCTCTTATCCAAACCCAGTTATCTCTGTCTTGACTTCTTCTATTTGGATCTATTAAGTCCATAGCTGCTTTATCTGTTTTTCTTAAATCTTCAGGGTTTCCTGATAAACAAACCCATCTAAATGGTCCATATCCGTAATCAAAGAGCATTGGTCCCATTATATCTTCAACGTATGATGGAAAGATAAATCCTTCGGTTGTATCTACTCCATTTTTAGTTATTGTTTTATCTCCTGCATCATAAACTGCTCTCATGAAACTATTTCCATAATCAAAGAAATAAGATCCTTTATCTACAAGTCTTTTTATTACATGATAATGTCTTATTAAACTTTCATCGACTTTTTTTCTGAACTCTTCTTTATTTTCTGCAAGCATTTTTGTTCTTTCATCAAATGTCAACCCAGCTGGGCAGTATCCTCCATCATATGGTGCATGACATGAGGTTTGATCTGATAATAAATCTATGTGTATATTATTTTTGTCTGCATATTCTAATAAGTCTACTACATTTCCATAGTAAGCTATTGCTATACTTTTTTCATTTTTTTGATATTCTTTAGCTATTTTAAATGCTTCTTCGCAGTTGTCTGTTACCTTTGAGATCCATCCTTGATCGAGTCTTGTTTGTATTCTTGATCTATCAACTTCTGCTATTATTCCAACTCCATTTGCAATTTCAATTGATTTTCCTTGAGCACCACTCATTCCTCCAAGTCCTGAAGTTACATATAACTTTCCTTTTAAATCTCCATCTTGAGGTATACCCAATTTTAATCTTCCTGCGTTTAACAATGTGTTGAATGTACCATGAACTATTCCTTGCGGTCCTATATACATCCATCCGCCTGCTGTCATTTGTCCATAGTTTGCAACACCCATTGCTTGAGCTTTTATCCAATTTTCTTGATCGTCAAACATTCCAACCATTAATGCATTTGTTATTATTACTCTTGGTGCTAATTTGTGTGATTTAAAGAGTCCAAGTGGGTGTCCTGATTCTATAACTAAGGTTTGTTCATCTGTCATTACTTCTAAGTATTTTTTTATTAATCTGTATTGCATCCAGTTTTGACATACTTGACCAGTTTCACCATAAGTAACTAATTCATATGGATAAAGTGCCACATCAAAATCTAAGTTGTTGTCTATCATTACTTGAAATGCTTTACCTTCTATTGTGTTTCCTTTATATTCATCAATAGGCTTTCCATATAATTTTCCTGCTGGTCTGTATCTGTATCCATAAATTCTTCCTCTTGTCATGAGTTCTTCCATAAATTCTGGTGCTAATACTTCATGCAATTCTTCTGGAACATATCTTAAAGCATTTTTTAAAGCAATTTCTATTTCTTTTTTTGTTAATGTCAACTCTCTTTTTGGTGCTCTTCTTATTCCTTCTTCAAACTTTGGATATTCTGGAAGTACATTGTCTAATTTTATAGTCATAGCTTTTGAAATATCACTATTCATACTATTTCCCCCTTTTTTTATTTATATTTTTATTATATCATTCATTGAATAAACCTGTAAAATTATGTTTTAACCAATTAATAGTATTTAGCCTTTTTTGATTAAACAAATCATTATTTTACTAAAACTACCATGATTTATACTACAAAAAAACATATTTTTATATCTATAATTGTTAAAAGATAGTAATATTGATAATTAATGCAAAAAATTTTAAAAATTGAAATAGATGGCGATTAATCCTTTTAGAAAGTAATTAATGGGGTTATACTCGTTTAAAATACATTAATGTGGGGTAGAAAATATATTATTAAAAATGTTATTATTTTATTATACAAACAAACACAGAGGGAGGTTTTATTATGTATAGAGTTGCCGTATGGGGCTTCGGTGCAATGGGTAGTGGAATCGTTAGAAACATTATAAGTAAATATGAATTAAAACTCGTTGGAGTTCACGATGCAAGAGTAGATTATATTGGAAAAGATGTTGGTACATTATTAGGTTTAGAAGAAGTAGGCGTTAAAGTTCATGATAATCCTATGAAAATGATCGATGAAACTAATCCTGATTTAGTTGTTATTGCAACAAACTCTTTTGTAAGTGTTGTAAAGGATCAAATTTTATCTGTAGTAAAGAAAAATGTAAATGTAGTGACAATAGCAGAAGAAATGGCTCACTCTTTTTATACACATCCAGAAGAATCACTTGAAATTGATAACACAGCAAGAAGACACGGAGTTACTGTTTTAGGAACTGGTGTTAATCCTGGATTTGTTTTAGATACATTGGTAATTGCTTTAACTGGAGCATCATTAAATGTTAAAAAGATAAAAGCTGCAAGAATAAATGATCTTTCACCATTTGGACCAACTGTTATGCAAACACAAGGCGTTGGTACAACTGTTGAAGAATTTGAAAAAGGTATAAATGATGGTTCAATTGTTGGACATATAGGATTTGAACAATCAATTCACATGATCGCTGATGCTATGGGTTGGCACATAGATAGAATTGAACAAGAAAGAAAACCAATAGTTTCAAATGTATACAGAGAAACAAAGTATGTAAAGGTTGAAAAAGGCATGGTTGCTGGATGTAATCACACTGCAAAGGCTTATATGGGTGATGAATGTGTAATTGAACTTGAACATCCTCAACAAGTTCTTCCTGAACTTGAAGATGTAAATACAGGAGATTACATTTGGGTAGAAGGAAATCCTGATCTTTCACTTTCTATAAAACCTGAAATTCCTGGTGGAAAAGGAACTATGGCAATAGCAACTAATATGATTCCTGCAGTAATAGAATCAGAAGCTGGATTAATGACTATGTCCGATCTTCCTGTTCCAAGAGCTTTAATAGGCGAACTTTATTAAAAAATAATGG contains:
- a CDS encoding aminopeptidase, which codes for MENFKELLEKYAELSVRTAINIQKDQTLVVNAPIVAVDFVREVVKKAYENGAKNVHIEWHDEEITYTKYKMAPDEAFNEFPMWKAKGFEEFAKQNAAFLSISASNPDLLKDVDPQKIANANKAAAKAMNKFREYTQKGKVSWAVVSVPTKEWSKKVFGTTDEEKLWKKIFEVTRVNTEDPVSEWKKHIGTLKNKIAMMNSKNYKFLHYKAPGTDLKIELPEDHVWVGGGLTTEKGVYFIPNMPTEEIFTLPLKTGINGTVTSTKPLNYGGNLIEKFTLTFKDGKIIDFSAKNGYETLKKLIETDEGSHYIGEVALVPQNSPISNSNIIFYNTLFDENASCHLAIGAAYPLCLKNGPNMTRKELEEKGANTSMTHVDFMIGSDSMNIDGITKDGKIEPIFRNGNWIEE
- a CDS encoding urocanate hydratase, which encodes MNSDISKAMTIKLDNVLPEYPKFEEGIRRAPKRELTLTKKEIEIALKNALRYVPEELHEVLAPEFMEELMTRGRIYGYRYRPAGKLYGKPIDEYKGNTIEGKAFQVMIDNNLDFDVALYPYELVTYGETGQVCQNWMQYRLIKKYLEVMTDEQTLVIESGHPLGLFKSHKLAPRVIITNALMVGMFDDQENWIKAQAMGVANYGQMTAGGWMYIGPQGIVHGTFNTLLNAGRLKLGIPQDGDLKGKLYVTSGLGGMSGAQGKSIEIANGVGIIAEVDRSRIQTRLDQGWISKVTDNCEEAFKIAKEYQKNEKSIAIAYYGNVVDLLEYADKNNIHIDLLSDQTSCHAPYDGGYCPAGLTFDERTKMLAENKEEFRKKVDESLIRHYHVIKRLVDKGSYFFDYGNSFMRAVYDAGDKTITKNGVDTTEGFIFPSYVEDIMGPMLFDYGYGPFRWVCLSGNPEDLRKTDKAAMDLIDPNRRSQDRDNWVWIRDAEKNKLVVGTQARILYQDAIGRMNIALKFNEMVRNGEVGPIMLGRDHHDTGGTDSPYRETSNIKDGSNIMADMATQCFAGNAARGMSLVALHNGGGVGIGKAINGGFGMVLDGSERVDNILKMSIPWDVMGGVARRNWARNENSIETCIEYNKTYTENHITIPYIPNQDLINKVMKDFDL
- a CDS encoding cyclodeaminase/cyclohydrolase family protein; the encoded protein is MKVFEEMKLNEFIDKVASSDPVPGGGSVSAMAGSTAAALSSMVSGLTIGKKKYAEVEEEIKEIKIKADELKDKLLKDIEKDSEAFDLVMKAFGMPKSTDEEKAKRKEAIQTSMKKAAEVPFDVAKSCFEVMKLAEVVVEKGNKNAITDGAVSAMLARTAVLGALYNVKINLDSIKDDDFVEKYSKEVKDLEEKTRELEEVILSKVGF
- the ord gene encoding 2,4-diaminopentanoate dehydrogenase, coding for MYRVAVWGFGAMGSGIVRNIISKYELKLVGVHDARVDYIGKDVGTLLGLEEVGVKVHDNPMKMIDETNPDLVVIATNSFVSVVKDQILSVVKKNVNVVTIAEEMAHSFYTHPEESLEIDNTARRHGVTVLGTGVNPGFVLDTLVIALTGASLNVKKIKAARINDLSPFGPTVMQTQGVGTTVEEFEKGINDGSIVGHIGFEQSIHMIADAMGWHIDRIEQERKPIVSNVYRETKYVKVEKGMVAGCNHTAKAYMGDECVIELEHPQQVLPELEDVNTGDYIWVEGNPDLSLSIKPEIPGGKGTMAIATNMIPAVIESEAGLMTMSDLPVPRALIGELY
- the ftcD gene encoding glutamate formimidoyltransferase, which gives rise to MNKIIECVPNFSEGQDLKKVEKIVDAFRGKEGVKLLDYSSDPDHNRSVVTVVGEPEPLKKAVIEAIGVAIKEIDMTKHHGQHPRMGATDVVPFIPIKNATTEECIELSKEVAKEVWEKYQLPVFLYEKSASAKHRQNLSKIRKGQFEGMAEKVKEEKWHPDFGEEKIHPTAGVVAIGARPPLVAFNVNLNTNDLSIADKIAKKVRYIGGGLRYVKAMGVELKDRNIVQISMNMTDFSKTSLYQSFEMIKFEAKRWGVSIVGTEIIGLVPMMALIDVAEYYLGIENFSTDQILESRIME
- the hutI gene encoding imidazolonepropionase → MKLLIKNAAEIVTCSGYSSKKGKEMNDIKVIKNGTIVIENGIITDIGTNIKVDEKEYKVIDATGKSVLPGFVDSHTHFVFGGYREEEFDWRLKGQTYMEIMEKGGGIASSVKHTRNTTEEELVNLGKKRLDSMMNFGVTTVEGKSGYGLNLETELKQLRVMKKLNEIHSIDVIPTFLGAHSIPKEYKGKSDEYVEKLIKEMLPKVKEENLAKFCDVFCEKNVFTVEQSKKILLEAQKYGLKSKIHADEIVELGGAKLAAEINAVSADHLLQTSDAGIEKLANSSTIATLLPLTAFSLKENFANARKMIDSGCSVALATDMNPGSCFSNSIPLLISLATIYMNMTIEETITALTINGAAALGLEKEIGSIDKGKKADIIILEYPSYKFLPYHTGVNIIETVIKDGIVRRDKSV